Below is a genomic region from Nilaparvata lugens isolate BPH chromosome 3, ASM1435652v1, whole genome shotgun sequence.
attggtctcaaataaaagagaattccatgctctataagctgagttgccttaAAATTCATCTTGCATCACTGAGTATTATCGAAAAACTCTCAatactgtgaaaatgagaaaaatattgcaaatttcttgatttttgaaacatgtatcttacttcacgattctatttttacaaaaataatttacctcacatgaaagagaAGATtatgttcttcaaatcaagaccaagtaccattttttatcatttcaggttaccgagatacacagttttgaatatagaaattgacaatttttttgTGTATTTAACTATGGGCTACAATAGGCCTACACTCAAGGaggaattttatattttttcaacaaattttagttatgatacatgattttcgcCTTggcgagctgagaagaatgagctgtagtacgaggagatgtgatcattcagtTAAAAGTTATACGTGTttgaagttttgatccttgacgtatccttatgcgtgccccccccccccactaggaaatactgaaattaagtgcatctaacgggtgattctcatagaacataaccctcgtaagatgatttcagccgaaatatgtttctttttttcttaggaaggccttgaaaaggtattataatgaaaatttgaattttggctgtaggacacgattttctatttttgggagTATTCTCCCTCCCCtcactactaaattcgaaaattcataaggaatcctgttcagagttattgttctttcacgtgatgtgtggttttttatcatTACTCGATATAGAACACCGAGTTATAGTACATTATTTCTGCAGTCCCTTGAAACATAGCTCTTGCAGTCCATATTGTAACAACTTTCCATAGTAACAACAGTCCatataataaacaattatttattagatagtctagaaataaatgcttttactggagtacagtcaattgtccaattcttgaagcaaaggcaattaacaataaatagtaagaaatgtcaattcctacaattcaaaagtaaatataattcagtagaggatagagaaataaatgtgtttgtagaggaaaatgaattagaccaagaagagaaagtagcattcttgggaattttattggacaggaaattaacatggcatccttacattgagaggatatgtaataagatatcatctggggtatttgtcctgcggcagcttgctaggctgaatgataaaaaactactgttaactgcttaccatggacttatactatctcatattaggtatgctattttagtatggggtaattcatctcaacaaaatatggacagggtgtttaagattcaaaagaaggcactcagatgtatagagaaagtgaataggttagactcttgtaggcctttatttaaaaagcttggtctattaactgtgccatctttgtatgtatatgaagttgtaatgcatgtgaaaacgagtggtgtgatccagaattcagatgttcatgagtataatacgcgaaacagagcagattatcatataatggttcacaatagtaggttatttgaacaaaaaccagattatattggtaggaaattttataacaagctacctcaaatcttgaaaagtaatgatgatttgaagattttcaaaaaacaaattaaaaaatatttagttgatagagctttttatagtgtacaagaattcctttcaaacctaaactaggttgaactacttagtgttagaattattatgtaataacatgacttgtcttatactccatgactggagtctttaggacgtaatcttaaaaaaaaaaaaaaatattgtatggaCTCGATGTTAAACACCCCTACTAAGTACATTATTTTGGCCTAGAGTCCCTTAAGTCTTTTCTGGAAGAAATCAATTAATCCCTTGAGTGTTTCAATTGTGCAGAACCCCTTAATAGTGCACAAAACCCCCAcgtagttgaccgagcgaagtaaggtctaagattcaagtcgacggttcggcatttctcttaatgtttatatgttgcgcatttacggcgaaacgcggtaatagattttcatgaaatttgacaggtatgttccttttttaattgcgcgtcgacgtatatacaaggtttttggaaattttgcatttcaaggataatataaaaggaaaaaggagcctccttcatacgccaatattagagtaaaaatcagactatagaattattcatcataaatcagctgacaagtgattacacagatgtgtggagaagccagtctaatgctgtatttccatattaaggtctatagtttcaatcaggtacttgtggatgagagtactgcgtgaggtctactgttcacagaactactagtatatttcCCACGAATTTAATCCCGTCATTATAAATTTTGGTTTGCCAAACCCATTTTATAATTGCAGTTGATAGAAATGATATTGTACCTGTAGTGTAGTAAATGCCAGTAAATAATGATACTgtacaacaaaatattgtacatatttttcatcttcatcattgaTATAATACACCCCAATTTAGAAGTACATACCTCGAAATAGTACATTTTTGAGTGGTACCTTAAAATGTATTACATCGAGGTACTTATTATAAATGaactataatattacaatactgATATAGGTACAATTTATATTAGGTATCATCATTATGCATTGCATGAAACATATGGTTTTCCGTATTTATAATTGTGTGGTTACCCCGTGAAGGTAATTCAAGGCCCAATTCACACGTGGCGTTTCACTGACTTTTTGCCACTTCTACGCCACTCATATGTAAACTTACGATCTATAATATAGATTACATATTTATTAACatattattaacatattatGTTTATATGGGAGTTGAAAAATGTCAGCGTCACGCCTCCATGCCACTTAACGTGGATTGGGTCTAAgttattaatacaatattaaagCATTATTCACAtgcttcaataaaaatatgttgcaaACGAGTCTGCTTATCTGTTACAGGAATTCAACTCCGATTGGGTTTTTGGCCTCCAAAATTCAGAATCTAACCTGCAACCAATCACGAGAACCAGTGACACTGCACAGCTATCATTGGAGAATAGCAGTGATGCATGCTTGATTGGGCCTGGAGAGCTCAGTAACGACAGTCTTTACAGCAAATTAGATAATAGCAGCAGTGATAACAGTAATTACACATTTTTCCCTCTACCAAACGAATCAGCTCTAGTCAATTTCAATGCCGAGGAAGATTGGAATAAAAGCGTTCCTGAACAAATAAAGTTAGTTCCAGCAGCAAAGAAAACATTCATCTGCCCAAAGTGCAACAAAGTATTCGCATCTAGATCAAATCTAGAGCGGCACAGTGCTGTGCACAGCGATGTCAAGCCGTTCCAGTGCGTCGAATGCAAGAAGATGTTCGCGAGACGTGTGCACCTCGAGCGGCACAAGCTGCTGCACACGGACCACAAGCCGTTCGTGTGCGACATCTGCAAGAAGGGCTTCACGCAGAAGGGCCACCTCGAGAAGCACAAGATCGTGCACTCGGGCGTCAAGCCGTTCGAATGCGCCAACTGCAGGAAGATGTTTGCTCGCAAGGAGTCGCTCAAGCGGCACAGCGAGCTTCGTATCTGCGAGAACAAGGTTCTCACGCTAGCCTCTGGCTCTGCCCAACCAACCCAAAAAGTGCCTACAGCCCAGGCCAAACAAACCAAAGTTGATACCGGTGACAACCGTTCTTAGTCCAATATTGTGTTCTTCCTCTAATCATTTTCACTTCCCTTTCGCAGTGTGTGCCCTCTTCATGTAGAACTTCTTGATgatgattatatattatttatttatgttgcGGATTTCAGAGGATTatgtttgtgattttctcacTCTATCAAGTCAT
It encodes:
- the LOC111058269 gene encoding zinc finger protein 33A, whose product is MENVKFSGEPVVYIKEERTNLSALNPIDLNIQDEEDESSDRSEHKVYCSLTVVNPDEITYDSVGSDEFNSDWVFGLQNSESNLQPITRTSDTAQLSLENSSDACLIGPGELSNDSLYSKLDNSSSDNSNYTFFPLPNESALVNFNAEEDWNKSVPEQIKLVPAAKKTFICPKCNKVFASRSNLERHSAVHSDVKPFQCVECKKMFARRVHLERHKLLHTDHKPFVCDICKKGFTQKGHLEKHKIVHSGVKPFECANCRKMFARKESLKRHSELRICENKVLTLASGSAQPTQKVPTAQAKQTKVDTGDNRS